In Paracoccus contaminans, the genomic stretch GCGACGGCCACGGCGCGGTCGAACATCGCGCGCAGCAGCCCGGCCGGGGTCATGCGGGCATCCTCATGCAAGGCTCCCCGCTCAGCCGAACATGCCCGTCACCTGCGCCAGCAGCCGGAAGGCCCGGCCCGAACGGCTGTCGACCGCGGCGGCAAGGGTCGGGTCGTTCATGTCGGCCGCCGCGCGGGACAGGGTGCGGTCATACTGGCGCAGGAAGTGGTGGCCGGCATCGCGGAACACCTCGTCCTCGCGCATCAGCATCGCCGCGGTGTCCAGCGCGGCCGGGTCGCCGATGTCGCCCAGCGCCTGCGCGCCGCTGCGCTGGCCCTCCAGAAAGCGCCGCCAGCCCTGTGCATCGGCGCGGCTGTCGGGCAGGTCGTCCATATAGACGCCGTGCCCGGCCAGCAGGGTGATGACATCCTGCGCCGCCCGGATGCAGCGCGCCGTTTCCGGGTCGGCCAGCGCCTTGCGCAGCGCCGCAATGGCCGCATGGTCGTCCGGCCCGTCCGGGAAATCGAAGGCCGCGACAAGCTCATCCGGCGAGATCCGGACCGCCTCGGGCGGGTCCAGGGGCAGATCGCTCTGCCTCGGCTCGCCCTGCCGCAGGCCGGCCTGCTTCTGCTCGGGCCGGGCGGGGCGCGGGGCCGGGCGCAGCGCGGCAAGGGCAGTGCGGCCCGGCGCGGCGGGCAGGGCGGCGTCACGGTCGGCCGCGGCACGCTCGTCGGGGCGCAGCGCCTCCATCCGGGCGCGCAGCATGGCCGCTTCGGCACGCAGGTCGGCCAGCATCCGGGCCAGCCCGACCGCGGTCCAGATCAGCACCAGCGGCAGGACCACCCCGACCAGCGCGGCCAGCCGCCCCAGCCCTGACGCGGAGCCATCCGACGGCCCGGCCAGCCAGAACAGCAGCACCAGCAGCACCCAGGCCAGCGTGGCCGCGGCACCCGCGATCGACGCGCGATCCCCGCCCCGCCGGCCCGCCAGGCGGGAACGCAGCCGCGCGATCGCCTCATTCATAGCGGATCGCAAGGATCTCGTAGGATTTCTGCCCCCCAGGCGTGACCACCTCGACGCTGTCACCCTCGTCCTTGCCGATCAGGGCCCGTGCGAGGGGCGAGCGCACGTTCAACAGGCCGCGTTCAAGATCGGCCTCCTGCTCGCCCACGAGCTGGAACAGCTTTTCCTCGCCCGTGTCCTCGTCCACCAGGGTGACGCGGGCACCGAACTTGATGCTGCCCGACAGCTTCGAGGGGTCGATCACCTCGGCACGCGACAAGATGCCCTCAAGCTCCTTGATGCGGCCTTCGATGAAGGACTGCTTTTCGCGGGCGGAATGATATTCGGCGTTCTCGGACAGGTCGCCATGTTCGCGCGCTTCGGCGATCGCGCGGATCACGGCCGGGCGGTCATTGGCCTTCAGCCCGCGCAGTTCCTCGTCCAGCAGGTCAAAGCCTGCCCGCGTCATCGGTATCTTTTCCATCGCGCCCTCGTGCGGAAACGCCCCCGGCAATGTCGCGGGGGCGTCTGGTTCGGGCCGCATCGTGGCGCAGTGCCGTTCCTGACGCAAGCGCCCTTGCCCGGCGGCGGGCCAGCGGCGGGCGATTGCACCGCAGCGACACGGAGCCTTGCGGTTGTTTCACGCCCCGGATGTGAATATGCAGCTATCAACCGACCAAGCCCCGCCACCGTCACGAGGAAAGCAGCCATGGCCGATATCGAACGCGAATCGATGGAATTCGACGTGGTGATCGTCGGCGCCGGGCCGGCGGGCCTGTCAGCGGCCATCCGCCTCAAGCAGATCGACCCCGATCTGAATGTCGTGGTGCTGGAAAAGGGGTCCGAGGTGGGCGCCCATATCCTGTCGGGCGCGGTGCTGGACCCGGTGGGGCTGAACGCGCTGATCCCCGACTGGAAGGAAAAGGGCGCCCCCATCCGCACCGAGGTCAAGTCCGACAGCTTCGTCGTCCTTGGCCCGTCCGGTTCGGTGCGCATCCCCAACTGGC encodes the following:
- the greA gene encoding transcription elongation factor GreA — encoded protein: MEKIPMTRAGFDLLDEELRGLKANDRPAVIRAIAEAREHGDLSENAEYHSAREKQSFIEGRIKELEGILSRAEVIDPSKLSGSIKFGARVTLVDEDTGEEKLFQLVGEQEADLERGLLNVRSPLARALIGKDEGDSVEVVTPGGQKSYEILAIRYE